The Aureitalea marina genome includes a window with the following:
- a CDS encoding glycoside hydrolase family 113: MNRPRLREEIRPLLIVYLVNWLFWFLLITLRMVTRGGSFERGVEQFADLLVYSSFLIGIHIFFALFYTIFLIVRYFIRVGRKLGLRPMIRQLVLRLFLPVGLIAMTYSLLVKANASEDFNAPLGPETLNLTGKVKDLYQEDQKQRGMTLFGWREINDTAIDKLVEHHVEWLALVPFMYQQNPDKGEVYRRDQYDSFTGGDSIFIRYIDHLHQRGIKVQFKPHLWMGEGWRSDIEQPDRESWEKWFDSYERHMLHYAQLAQASGADLFCIGTELHTAVINNPERWRELIVKIREIYSGPLTYAANWYEEFEDVQFWDELDFIGIQAYFPLTKKPSPDLASIKEGWQPHLDKLQALSERYSKKILFTEIGYKSEASATVKPWEWEPALSQLTRKKSDETQHLAYQAVFEEIWDQPWFTGMYIWQWDIRSKAENATTDLDFSPRYKAASFTISKGYGD, encoded by the coding sequence ATGAATAGACCACGTTTACGGGAAGAGATCAGGCCATTGCTGATCGTCTATTTGGTCAACTGGCTATTCTGGTTTCTGCTGATCACCTTGCGAATGGTCACACGCGGTGGCAGTTTTGAACGGGGCGTAGAGCAATTTGCAGACCTCTTGGTCTATTCGTCCTTTCTCATTGGCATCCATATCTTCTTTGCCCTCTTCTACACCATCTTTTTGATCGTTCGTTATTTTATTCGAGTTGGGAGAAAACTTGGACTTAGGCCCATGATCAGACAATTAGTGCTTAGACTCTTTCTCCCGGTCGGCCTGATTGCGATGACTTACTCGCTCTTAGTAAAGGCTAATGCGAGCGAAGACTTCAATGCGCCATTAGGACCGGAAACCTTGAATCTGACCGGAAAAGTGAAGGACCTTTACCAAGAAGATCAAAAGCAGAGGGGCATGACCCTCTTCGGATGGCGAGAGATCAACGATACCGCTATCGATAAATTGGTGGAACATCACGTGGAATGGCTGGCTCTGGTGCCGTTTATGTATCAGCAGAACCCAGACAAGGGAGAAGTATATCGCCGGGATCAATACGATTCGTTTACCGGTGGAGATTCCATCTTCATTCGCTATATCGATCATCTGCATCAGCGAGGCATCAAAGTTCAATTCAAACCCCATCTTTGGATGGGAGAAGGGTGGAGATCGGACATAGAACAACCGGATCGAGAGAGTTGGGAAAAATGGTTCGATTCCTATGAAAGGCATATGCTGCATTACGCACAATTGGCACAGGCCTCTGGAGCTGATCTTTTCTGCATTGGCACCGAACTACACACGGCCGTCATCAATAACCCGGAACGATGGCGAGAGCTGATCGTCAAAATACGGGAGATCTATTCAGGGCCATTGACCTATGCGGCCAATTGGTATGAAGAATTCGAAGATGTTCAATTCTGGGACGAATTGGATTTTATTGGCATACAGGCCTATTTCCCCCTGACCAAAAAACCGAGCCCGGACCTCGCGAGCATCAAGGAGGGCTGGCAACCTCATCTTGACAAGCTCCAAGCCTTATCCGAGCGTTATTCCAAAAAGATCTTATTTACGGAGATCGGCTATAAGAGTGAAGCCTCCGCAACGGTCAAACCATGGGAATGGGAACCTGCCTTAAGTCAGCTCACCCGCAAAAAATCGGATGAAACACAGCATTTGGCCTACCAGGCTGTCTTTGAAGAGATCTGGGATCAACCTTGGTTTACTGGCATGTATATCTGGCAATGGGACATTCGCTCCAAGGCTGAGAACGCAACCACCGACCTGGATTTTTCTCCCAGGTATAAGGCCGCTTCTTTTACAATATCTAAGGGTTACGGAGACTAG
- a CDS encoding GNAT family N-acyltransferase: protein MGLVTAKEVAQAIKVDRFGFLGTAMGWTLMKILKIDTMNRIYNRNKHLEDLEFMNALLDEFEIRFEIPDEDLRRIPKNGPFITISNHPLGGIDGILLLKLLLEKRPDFKIIANFLLHRIEPLKPYVMPVNPFENHKDVKSSMMGFKSALMHIKEGHPLGIFPAGEVSTYRDDKLLVDKPWEVAAMKLIKKAEVPVVPIYFHAKNSKLFYRLARFNDTLRTAKLPSELLTQKERVIKVRIGLPIPVRDQREHQDLDDFTDFLRKKTYVLANPFEKKTLIESIPKTLKIPKLPKKIAGPVPVELMQSEIDALKESGKRLLKSKAYEVYLAPATEIPSILQEIGRLREITFREVGEGTNQATDLDDYDAYYHHMFLWDDDAKIMVGAYRMGLGSHIFSNYGIDGFYLQSLFRFEPELYDMMSKSIEMGRAFIIKEYQQRPMPLFLLWKGIVHTTLRHPEHRFLIGGVSISNKFSEFSKSLMIEFMKSNYYDPYVAQYVHPKKEYKVKLKDADKDFFFDESEADLNKFDKLIDEVEPGSLRLPVLIKKYIKQNAKVVAFNVDPMFNNAVDGLMYIRIADLPESTVKPVMEEFQAELERRYNSKGEEE from the coding sequence ATGGGACTCGTCACGGCCAAAGAAGTAGCACAGGCTATTAAAGTCGATCGGTTTGGCTTCCTGGGAACGGCCATGGGTTGGACTCTGATGAAGATCCTCAAGATCGATACCATGAATCGGATCTACAACAGGAACAAACACCTGGAAGATCTCGAATTCATGAATGCGCTCCTGGATGAGTTCGAAATTCGATTTGAGATCCCGGACGAAGACCTGAGGCGAATACCTAAGAACGGTCCTTTTATCACCATTTCCAACCACCCGCTTGGTGGTATAGATGGCATACTACTGCTGAAATTACTGCTGGAAAAGCGTCCTGATTTTAAGATCATAGCCAATTTTTTATTGCATCGCATCGAACCGCTCAAGCCGTATGTGATGCCGGTTAATCCTTTTGAGAATCACAAGGATGTAAAAAGCAGTATGATGGGCTTTAAGTCTGCCCTTATGCACATCAAGGAAGGTCATCCATTGGGGATATTCCCAGCCGGTGAAGTGTCTACCTACCGGGACGATAAACTGTTGGTGGATAAACCTTGGGAGGTGGCCGCCATGAAGCTGATCAAAAAGGCTGAAGTACCCGTGGTTCCAATCTATTTTCACGCCAAGAACAGCAAGTTGTTCTATCGCTTGGCCAGATTCAATGATACGCTAAGAACGGCAAAACTACCCTCTGAATTACTGACTCAAAAAGAGCGGGTGATCAAGGTGCGTATTGGCTTGCCTATACCGGTCCGGGATCAGCGGGAACACCAGGATCTGGATGACTTCACGGACTTTCTGCGCAAAAAGACATATGTGCTTGCCAACCCGTTCGAGAAGAAGACCTTGATCGAGTCCATCCCCAAGACCTTAAAGATCCCTAAACTTCCCAAGAAGATCGCAGGTCCTGTTCCGGTGGAGTTGATGCAATCGGAGATCGATGCTCTTAAGGAATCCGGGAAACGGCTGCTGAAGAGTAAGGCATATGAGGTCTATCTGGCTCCGGCCACCGAGATCCCGAGTATCTTGCAAGAGATCGGTCGTCTACGGGAGATCACTTTCCGGGAAGTAGGAGAGGGAACTAACCAGGCTACGGACCTGGATGATTACGACGCCTATTATCATCATATGTTTCTTTGGGATGATGATGCCAAGATTATGGTGGGGGCCTACCGAATGGGCTTGGGGTCCCATATATTCTCCAACTACGGGATAGACGGTTTTTACCTGCAGAGCCTCTTCCGTTTTGAGCCGGAACTCTATGATATGATGAGCAAATCCATCGAGATGGGCCGGGCTTTTATCATCAAGGAATATCAACAACGACCCATGCCGTTGTTCTTGCTATGGAAGGGGATCGTACATACCACTTTGCGTCACCCTGAACATCGTTTCCTGATCGGCGGAGTCAGTATCAGCAACAAATTCTCCGAATTCTCGAAATCCCTGATGATCGAGTTCATGAAGTCCAACTACTACGATCCATATGTGGCCCAATACGTCCACCCTAAAAAGGAGTACAAGGTCAAATTAAAGGATGCCGATAAGGACTTTTTCTTTGATGAAAGTGAGGCCGATCTGAACAAGTTTGACAAATTGATCGATGAGGTGGAACCCGGAAGCCTGCGACTTCCTGTACTCATAAAGAAGTACATCAAACAGAACGCCAAAGTGGTTGCCTTCAATGTGGATCCGATGTTTAACAACGCCGTGGACGGATTGATGTATATTCGGATTGCAGATCTGCCAGAAAGTACTGTAAAACCCGTCATGGAAGAATTCCAGGCCGAGTTGGAGCGACGCTACAACAGCAAAGGAGAAGAGGAATAA
- a CDS encoding aspartate kinase, whose translation MNVYKFGGASVKDADGVRNLARVLDTNPHKDLVIVVSAMGKMTNALEKVVDHYFNDKESLEASMATIYDYHKVILDDLFEIPSHEIYGLLQQRIEELRAFFLTNKSSNHAFVYDQIVCFGELISTAIISAYLSENGVKNTWLDVRGCLHTDDYYRSARVDWELTQKSIQADVSSKGITITQGFLGSERQNNFTTTLGREGSDYTAAIFAYCLNAHSVTIWKDVPGVLNADPRYFSNTRLLNHISYREAIELAFYGASVIHPKTLQPLQRKEIPLYVKSFVDPSGDGTCVGKGVTLDPMTSCFILKKDQVLISLSSLDFSFMMEDNFSEVFNLLHRYKMKVEMIQNSAISFSVCIDNKYNKLEPLLNKLREKFKVTCYFGVTLYTVRHSTPVEIQSLTREKEVLLKQETAETVQLVVNE comes from the coding sequence ATGAACGTCTATAAATTTGGAGGGGCATCCGTAAAAGATGCCGATGGAGTAAGAAACCTGGCCAGGGTCTTGGATACGAATCCACACAAAGACCTGGTGATAGTGGTCTCGGCCATGGGCAAAATGACCAACGCCCTGGAAAAGGTGGTGGACCACTACTTTAATGACAAGGAGAGCCTGGAGGCATCGATGGCCACAATCTACGATTACCACAAGGTCATCCTGGATGATCTCTTTGAGATTCCATCCCATGAGATCTACGGTTTATTACAACAGCGTATTGAAGAGTTGCGGGCCTTTTTCCTCACCAATAAGTCCTCAAATCATGCTTTTGTCTACGATCAGATCGTTTGTTTTGGTGAGCTCATATCAACAGCAATCATTTCAGCCTATTTGTCCGAGAACGGTGTGAAGAATACCTGGCTGGATGTAAGAGGATGTTTACACACTGACGACTATTATCGCTCGGCCAGAGTAGATTGGGAATTGACCCAGAAGTCCATTCAAGCTGATGTCTCTTCCAAAGGGATCACGATCACCCAAGGGTTCCTGGGATCAGAGCGGCAAAATAATTTCACCACTACTCTAGGCAGAGAGGGAAGTGATTACACGGCTGCAATTTTTGCCTATTGCTTAAATGCGCATTCGGTTACCATATGGAAAGATGTTCCCGGGGTATTGAATGCGGATCCCCGTTATTTTTCTAATACCCGTCTGTTGAATCACATCTCCTATAGGGAGGCGATCGAATTGGCCTTCTACGGGGCTTCTGTCATCCACCCAAAGACACTGCAGCCCTTGCAGCGCAAGGAGATTCCGCTTTATGTCAAATCTTTTGTCGATCCTTCAGGTGATGGGACCTGCGTTGGGAAAGGTGTGACCCTGGACCCCATGACCTCTTGTTTTATATTGAAAAAAGACCAGGTCTTGATTTCCTTATCGTCCCTGGATTTTAGCTTTATGATGGAGGATAACTTCAGCGAAGTCTTCAATCTTTTACATCGATATAAGATGAAGGTAGAAATGATACAGAATTCTGCCATCAGTTTTTCGGTATGTATCGATAACAAATACAACAAACTGGAACCCCTACTTAATAAATTGAGGGAGAAGTTCAAAGTGACTTGTTATTTTGGAGTGACCTTATATACCGTTAGGCATTCTACCCCGGTTGAAATTCAGTCCCTTACCCGAGAAAAAGAGGTCCTTCTTAAGCAAGAGACAGCAGAGACTGTCCAATTGGTTGTAAACGAGTAA
- a CDS encoding GNAT family N-acetyltransferase — protein sequence MQVRIALQEDMPQVLELIRELARFEKEPDAVDISTEDLVKEGFSDQPLFHCFVAENDDQIVGMALVYFRFSTWKGRTLHLEDLIVKEDYRGKGIGEALYTAVMKYGHEQGVKRVEWVVLDWNYGALKFYERSGATILKDWYLAQMDEQSLENFIKRIE from the coding sequence ATGCAAGTGAGAATAGCCCTTCAGGAAGACATGCCCCAGGTGTTGGAACTGATCCGTGAATTGGCCCGATTTGAAAAGGAGCCCGATGCCGTGGATATCAGTACGGAGGACCTGGTAAAAGAAGGATTCTCAGACCAACCCTTATTTCATTGTTTCGTTGCCGAGAACGATGATCAAATCGTCGGGATGGCATTGGTCTATTTCCGGTTTTCTACCTGGAAAGGTCGAACCCTGCATTTAGAAGACCTGATCGTAAAGGAAGACTACCGTGGTAAAGGCATAGGCGAAGCGCTCTACACAGCGGTTATGAAGTACGGACATGAGCAGGGTGTAAAGCGAGTAGAGTGGGTGGTGCTGGATTGGAACTATGGGGCACTTAAGTTCTATGAGCGCAGTGGAGCAACTATATTGAAAGATTGGTACTTGGCCCAGATGGACGAGCAGTCCCTGGAAAACTTTATCAAGAGGATCGAATGA
- the fbp gene encoding class 1 fructose-bisphosphatase: MPQKNTTLGEFIIENQSEFKYSSGELSRLINSIRLAAKVVNHEVNKAGLVDILGAAGDTNIQGEDQQKLDVFANEAFIKTLTNREIVCGIASEEEDDYITIVGRNKKNDNKYVVLIDPLDGSSNIDVNVSVGTIFSIYRRVTEPGTPVTLDDFLQPGRNQVAAGYIIYGTSTMIVYTTGHGVNGFTLNPAIGTYYLSHPNMKFPETGKIYSVNEGNYVHFPQGIKNYIKYCQEEEDDRPYTSRYIGSLVSDFHRNMIKGGIYIYPNTAKDPNGKLRLLYECNPMAFLAEQAGGKASDGITAIMDIQPTTLHQRTPFLCGSIRMVEKAEEFVKEFGSELT; the protein is encoded by the coding sequence ATGCCACAAAAGAACACCACCCTGGGCGAATTCATCATCGAGAACCAGAGTGAATTCAAGTATTCCTCGGGAGAATTGTCCCGCTTGATCAATTCTATCAGACTAGCCGCCAAGGTTGTTAATCACGAAGTTAATAAGGCCGGCTTGGTCGATATTCTTGGTGCTGCCGGAGATACCAACATCCAGGGCGAAGACCAACAAAAATTGGACGTCTTTGCCAACGAGGCCTTTATCAAGACACTGACCAACAGGGAGATCGTTTGTGGGATCGCATCAGAGGAAGAAGATGACTACATCACCATTGTTGGTCGTAACAAAAAGAACGATAACAAATACGTGGTGCTGATCGATCCTTTGGATGGATCGTCCAACATAGACGTGAATGTCTCCGTCGGAACCATCTTTTCCATCTACAGAAGGGTTACAGAACCAGGGACCCCTGTTACGCTGGATGATTTTCTCCAACCGGGAAGAAATCAGGTGGCAGCTGGATACATCATTTATGGGACCTCGACCATGATCGTTTATACCACCGGTCACGGGGTGAACGGTTTTACCCTGAACCCGGCAATCGGGACTTATTATCTATCACACCCCAATATGAAATTCCCTGAAACCGGGAAGATCTATTCGGTTAACGAAGGGAATTATGTTCATTTCCCTCAGGGGATCAAGAATTATATCAAATATTGCCAGGAGGAGGAAGATGATCGCCCATACACCTCCCGATACATTGGGTCATTGGTCAGTGATTTCCATCGGAATATGATCAAAGGAGGAATCTACATCTATCCCAACACGGCCAAGGATCCGAACGGAAAACTAAGACTGCTCTACGAATGCAATCCTATGGCCTTCCTTGCAGAACAAGCAGGCGGAAAAGCCAGTGACGGAATTACGGCAATTATGGACATTCAGCCCACTACCTTGCACCAGCGTACACCATTCCTATGCGGCAGTATCCGCATGGTGGAAAAAGCGGAAGAATTCGTTAAGGAATTTGGAAGCGAACTGACCTAA
- a CDS encoding aminotransferase class V-fold PLP-dependent enzyme gives MMKCQADLFDLPGDEVYLNGAYMSPQLRSVTQVGAQQLSRKGSPSGISIDDFFQPKKELRTLFNELIHGEDESNVAIIPSVSYAMANVAANIDFKEGDEIVLLHEQFPSNYYTWENLVRSKEVKLVIVPDPKIEKGRGERWNQQLLAAINANTKVVAVPQVHWADGTLFDLAAIRKRADEFGAYLIVDGTQSVGAYPFSVEEIRPDALICAGYKWLMGPYSIGLAYFGPRFHQGKPIEDNWMNHQGSEDFARLVHYNPELKKGGVRYDVGESSNFILVPMLIRALKQLLEWTPEAIQDYTHRITSDALEALNQLDVFVEEVSFRSSHLFGIYLPQHMAMETVREQLKIAGIYVSYRGNAVRVSPGVYNTQEDLTLLVNCFKNF, from the coding sequence ATGATGAAGTGTCAAGCCGATCTTTTCGACCTACCCGGTGATGAGGTATATCTGAACGGCGCCTATATGTCGCCTCAGCTGCGGTCAGTTACTCAAGTGGGAGCCCAGCAGCTCAGTAGAAAGGGTAGTCCCAGTGGAATATCGATCGATGATTTCTTTCAACCCAAAAAAGAGCTCAGAACATTATTCAATGAGTTGATCCATGGTGAGGATGAGAGCAATGTGGCCATAATCCCTTCGGTTTCTTATGCCATGGCCAATGTCGCGGCTAATATTGACTTTAAGGAAGGTGACGAGATCGTCCTGCTCCATGAACAATTCCCCAGCAACTACTATACGTGGGAGAATCTGGTTAGATCAAAGGAGGTGAAACTGGTTATTGTTCCCGATCCCAAGATCGAAAAAGGAAGAGGAGAAAGATGGAACCAGCAACTGCTTGCAGCAATTAATGCGAATACCAAAGTAGTGGCTGTCCCTCAGGTTCATTGGGCCGATGGAACGCTCTTCGATTTGGCCGCGATCCGCAAACGAGCCGATGAGTTTGGAGCCTATTTGATAGTAGATGGGACCCAGAGTGTGGGGGCTTATCCCTTCTCTGTAGAAGAGATCAGGCCGGATGCGCTTATCTGTGCCGGTTACAAATGGCTAATGGGGCCCTACTCCATTGGTTTGGCCTATTTCGGACCGAGATTTCATCAAGGAAAGCCAATAGAAGACAACTGGATGAACCACCAGGGTAGTGAAGATTTTGCCAGGCTGGTTCACTACAATCCTGAATTGAAGAAAGGCGGAGTTCGCTACGACGTTGGGGAATCCAGCAATTTCATACTGGTGCCCATGCTTATTCGGGCACTTAAACAACTATTGGAGTGGACCCCGGAAGCTATCCAGGATTACACACATCGCATCACTTCTGATGCATTGGAAGCATTGAATCAATTGGATGTATTCGTCGAAGAGGTCTCCTTCAGATCGTCTCATCTGTTCGGTATCTATTTGCCCCAGCATATGGCTATGGAGACCGTCAGGGAACAACTAAAGATTGCCGGAATCTACGTCTCCTATCGTGGAAATGCGGTCCGTGTCTCGCCTGGAGTATACAACACCCAAGAAGACCTTACTTTGCTGGTCAATTGCTTTAAAAATTTCTAG
- a CDS encoding YraN family protein → MNYIVFMAYHNELGKQGEEYAANFLLEQGYTILKRNYRYDRAEIDIIAQKEPSTLVVVEVKTRNSSAFGGPQEFVNRSKINQLVKAADHYVCNGVLETEVRFDVIAVLINKKQIKLDHYPAAFYHF, encoded by the coding sequence ATGAACTATATTGTATTCATGGCCTACCACAATGAGTTAGGGAAACAAGGAGAGGAATACGCGGCTAACTTCCTGTTGGAACAAGGTTATACCATACTGAAAAGAAATTATAGATACGACAGGGCCGAGATCGACATCATCGCTCAAAAAGAACCGTCCACCTTGGTAGTGGTAGAAGTAAAGACCAGGAATAGTTCTGCCTTTGGGGGCCCCCAGGAATTTGTCAACAGGTCGAAGATAAATCAGCTGGTAAAAGCCGCAGATCACTATGTCTGTAATGGTGTATTAGAGACTGAGGTTCGGTTTGATGTGATCGCAGTACTGATCAATAAAAAGCAGATAAAACTGGACCATTATCCGGCCGCCTTCTACCATTTCTAA
- a CDS encoding S66 peptidase family protein — protein sequence MVSTARKITTSQVKPLLDLLEQWELQPVLGMTINAEDNQYAGDDELRAKDLQQMLDNQNIKAIWCARGGYGTVRVVDKVDFSGFAENPKWLIGYSDVTVLHSEIHNLGIKTLHANMATEIDTKSEATRSTAKRSLFGQSLSIASKSTFANRPGSARGTLVGGNLSILYSLCGSKTAIDTSGKILFIEDLDEYLYHVDRMMMNIKRNGMLDNLKALIVGGMSDMKDNTIPFGKSAKEIVWDAVKEYDYPVCFDFPAGHIRDNQAMIMGGQASLEVASDSFELTF from the coding sequence TTGGTCTCTACGGCCCGAAAGATCACCACCTCCCAAGTAAAACCACTTTTGGATCTTTTGGAACAGTGGGAATTGCAGCCCGTCTTAGGAATGACCATCAATGCCGAGGATAATCAATATGCCGGCGATGATGAACTGAGGGCCAAGGACCTGCAGCAAATGCTTGATAATCAAAATATTAAAGCGATATGGTGCGCCAGGGGCGGATATGGCACTGTTAGGGTAGTGGACAAGGTCGATTTCAGCGGTTTTGCTGAAAATCCGAAGTGGTTGATCGGCTACAGTGATGTAACCGTCTTGCACAGTGAGATCCACAATTTGGGGATCAAGACCCTCCACGCCAATATGGCGACGGAGATCGATACTAAATCTGAGGCAACCCGCTCTACGGCAAAACGTTCACTTTTTGGGCAATCGTTGAGCATTGCCTCCAAATCCACTTTTGCCAATCGTCCCGGTTCCGCTCGGGGCACACTGGTTGGGGGGAATCTTTCTATTCTATATTCTCTTTGTGGTAGTAAAACCGCGATCGATACCAGCGGGAAGATCCTATTTATTGAAGATCTGGACGAATATCTCTACCATGTGGACCGCATGATGATGAACATCAAACGCAATGGAATGCTGGATAATTTGAAGGCATTGATCGTAGGCGGTATGAGCGATATGAAAGACAATACCATTCCCTTTGGCAAGTCTGCCAAAGAGATCGTTTGGGATGCCGTCAAAGAATATGACTATCCGGTCTGTTTTGATTTTCCAGCGGGTCATATTAGGGATAATCAGGCGATGATCATGGGGGGGCAAGCTAGTCTGGAAGTTGCGAGCGATTCCTTTGAGCTCACCTTTTGA
- a CDS encoding DUF1800 family protein codes for METELLTSCNTASISPYVPDGNNSWDVQKVQHVFRRLGFGATLAEVDSALNQSPGDFIDQLVDDAMALPVTTAPPWGYFAVNDFDDFDNENQDFIQAWRIQTGNDLASEGLRGRMTFFWSNHFVTELETYSYAPTFFNTIGCYRIMPWEISRTLFMR; via the coding sequence ATGGAAACAGAGCTACTTACCTCCTGTAATACAGCCTCTATAAGTCCCTATGTTCCGGATGGGAACAACTCTTGGGATGTGCAAAAAGTTCAACATGTTTTCCGAAGACTGGGATTTGGAGCAACCTTGGCCGAAGTAGATTCAGCCCTGAATCAGAGCCCAGGAGATTTTATTGACCAATTGGTGGATGACGCCATGGCTCTTCCGGTTACAACCGCTCCTCCCTGGGGATATTTTGCAGTAAACGACTTCGACGACTTTGACAATGAGAACCAGGATTTTATACAGGCCTGGAGAATTCAAACCGGAAATGATCTGGCTAGCGAGGGGTTACGCGGCAGGATGACTTTTTTCTGGTCCAATCATTTCGTTACAGAACTAGAGACATATAGTTATGCCCCTACCTTTTTCAATACTATAGGGTGCTACAGGATAATGCCTTGGGAAATTTCAAGGACTTTGTTCATGAGATAG
- a CDS encoding DUF1800 domain-containing protein: MLQDNALGNFKDFVHEIGINSTMLYYLNGFQNTNFNPNENYARELFELFTLGEGNGYTETDITESSRALTGYNHWDSPGDQIYFDPSTFDDGEKTIFGQTGNWGYGDVIELLFQERELEVARFICDKLYRFFVSPETDETIVGNIIHPLADTLIASSFDLAPMLKQLFKSEHFFDQKAIGVVLKSPLDVILTYVNETGFFYNDEIMEAFLYYAGLMGQEIFDPPDVSGWQRDEDWINTSTLTARWQLMQLYLQYLYDNGLQFTLVDLARELTNDSNDPEYITQVMVDYFMSQGLHTANDYVVATDIFKWEVPQNYFDEGIWNLNWSEAPLQCLLLLRHIVTMPEFQLK, from the coding sequence GTGCTACAGGATAATGCCTTGGGAAATTTCAAGGACTTTGTTCATGAGATAGGAATCAATTCCACCATGTTGTATTACTTGAACGGTTTCCAAAACACCAATTTCAACCCCAATGAGAACTATGCTCGAGAGCTTTTTGAGCTTTTTACACTGGGCGAAGGTAACGGCTATACCGAGACCGATATCACAGAATCCTCTCGTGCCTTAACCGGCTATAATCATTGGGACTCCCCAGGGGATCAGATCTATTTTGACCCTTCTACCTTCGACGATGGCGAAAAGACCATTTTTGGTCAAACCGGCAATTGGGGATATGGCGATGTGATCGAACTGCTGTTCCAGGAGCGCGAATTAGAGGTGGCCCGGTTTATCTGTGACAAATTATACCGGTTCTTCGTTAGTCCTGAGACGGACGAGACCATCGTCGGAAATATTATTCACCCCTTGGCTGATACGCTTATTGCCTCCTCCTTTGACCTGGCACCCATGTTGAAGCAACTCTTTAAGAGTGAGCATTTCTTTGACCAAAAGGCCATTGGTGTTGTGTTAAAAAGCCCCCTGGATGTGATCCTGACCTATGTGAACGAAACAGGTTTCTTTTACAACGATGAGATCATGGAGGCATTTCTTTACTATGCGGGACTCATGGGGCAAGAGATCTTTGACCCACCAGATGTTTCCGGATGGCAGCGGGATGAAGACTGGATCAACACCTCTACCCTTACAGCCAGATGGCAATTGATGCAGCTTTACTTGCAATATCTCTATGACAATGGTCTCCAATTTACCTTGGTGGACCTGGCGAGAGAATTGACCAATGATAGCAATGACCCCGAATACATCACACAAGTGATGGTGGATTACTTTATGTCGCAGGGCTTGCATACGGCCAACGACTATGTGGTGGCCACAGATATTTTTAAGTGGGAAGTGCCACAAAATTACTTCGACGAAGGGATCTGGAACCTGAACTGGTCTGAAGCTCCTTTGCAATGCCTGCTTTTACTGCGTCATATTGTGACCATGCCCGAATTTCAACTCAAATAG